In Canis lupus dingo isolate Sandy chromosome 12, ASM325472v2, whole genome shotgun sequence, the following proteins share a genomic window:
- the MPIG6B gene encoding megakaryocyte and platelet inhibitory receptor G6b isoform X3, with product MALVLQLLLLLLLRVQGDPGASLDGRPGDRVNFSCVGVSHPIRWVWAPSFPACKGLSKGRRPILWASSSGIPTVSPVQPFAGRLRALDPGIRWLELLLSAGDSGTFFCRGRHEEESRTVLHVLGDRADCKAPDHGSVYPQLLIPLLGAGLVLGLGALGVVWWWRRRSPPHPPRPLPRFALSPPYRATSESRLPEASKGGGA from the exons ATGGCCTTGGTTCTGCAGCTGCTGCTGTTGCTCCTGTTGAGGGTCCAGGGGGACCCCGGGG CCTCACTGGACGGCCGCCCTGGAGACCGAGTGAATTTCTCCTGCGTAGGCGTCTCGCATCCCATCCGCTGGGTCTGGGCGCCCAGCTTCCCTGCCTGCAAGGGCCTGTCCAAGGGACGCCGCCCAATCCTGTGGGCCTCATCGAGCGGGATCCCCACTGTGTCTCCCGTCCAGCCATTTGCTGGTCGCCTACGTGCCCTGGACCCTGGTATCCGGTGGCTAGAGCTGCTCCTGAGCGCGGGGGACTCAGGCACCTTTTTCTGCAGGGGCCGCCACGAGGAAGAGAGCCGCACGGTGCTTCACGTGCTAGGGGACCGGGCAGATTGCAAGGCTCCAGACCACG GGTCCGTGTATCCCCAACTCCTGATCCCCCTGCTGGGCGCTGGGCTGGTGCTGGGACTCGGGGCGCTGGGCGTGGTCTGGTGGTGGCGCAG ACGATCACCTCCGCATCCGCCTCGACCACTCCCCAGATTTG CTCTGTCTCCCCCATATAGAGCCACTAGTGAAAGTCGACTCCCAGAGGCCAGTAAAGGAGGAGGAGCCTAA
- the MPIG6B gene encoding megakaryocyte and platelet inhibitory receptor G6b isoform X1, whose translation MALVLQLLLLLLLRVQGDPGASLDGRPGDRVNFSCVGVSHPIRWVWAPSFPACKGLSKGRRPILWASSSGIPTVSPVQPFAGRLRALDPGIRWLELLLSAGDSGTFFCRGRHEEESRTVLHVLGDRADCKAPDHGSVYPQLLIPLLGAGLVLGLGALGVVWWWRRRSPPHPPRPLPRFEPLVKVDSQRPVKEEEPKMAGDLDQEPSLLYADLDHSALRRPLRLSPVVPADASTIYAVVV comes from the exons ATGGCCTTGGTTCTGCAGCTGCTGCTGTTGCTCCTGTTGAGGGTCCAGGGGGACCCCGGGG CCTCACTGGACGGCCGCCCTGGAGACCGAGTGAATTTCTCCTGCGTAGGCGTCTCGCATCCCATCCGCTGGGTCTGGGCGCCCAGCTTCCCTGCCTGCAAGGGCCTGTCCAAGGGACGCCGCCCAATCCTGTGGGCCTCATCGAGCGGGATCCCCACTGTGTCTCCCGTCCAGCCATTTGCTGGTCGCCTACGTGCCCTGGACCCTGGTATCCGGTGGCTAGAGCTGCTCCTGAGCGCGGGGGACTCAGGCACCTTTTTCTGCAGGGGCCGCCACGAGGAAGAGAGCCGCACGGTGCTTCACGTGCTAGGGGACCGGGCAGATTGCAAGGCTCCAGACCACG GGTCCGTGTATCCCCAACTCCTGATCCCCCTGCTGGGCGCTGGGCTGGTGCTGGGACTCGGGGCGCTGGGCGTGGTCTGGTGGTGGCGCAG ACGATCACCTCCGCATCCGCCTCGACCACTCCCCAGATTTG AGCCACTAGTGAAAGTCGACTCCCAGAGGCCAGTAAAGGAGGAGGAGCCTAAGATGGCAGGGGACCTGGACCAGGAGCCG AGCCTGCTCTACGCAGACCTGGACCATTCGGCCCTCAGAAGGCCACTACGGTTGTCGCCAGTGGTTCCTGCTGATGCCTCCACCATCTATGCAGTTGTAGTTTGA
- the MPIG6B gene encoding megakaryocyte and platelet inhibitory receptor G6b isoform X2, with product MALVLQLLLLLLLRVQGDPGASLDGRPGDRVNFSCVGVSHPIRWVWAPSFPACKGLSKGRRPILWASSSGIPTVSPVQPFAGRLRALDPGIRWLELLLSAGDSGTFFCRGRHEEESRTVLHVLGDRADCKAPDHDDHLRIRLDHSPDLLCLPHIEPLVKVDSQRPVKEEEPKMAGDLDQEPSLLYADLDHSALRRPLRLSPVVPADASTIYAVVV from the exons ATGGCCTTGGTTCTGCAGCTGCTGCTGTTGCTCCTGTTGAGGGTCCAGGGGGACCCCGGGG CCTCACTGGACGGCCGCCCTGGAGACCGAGTGAATTTCTCCTGCGTAGGCGTCTCGCATCCCATCCGCTGGGTCTGGGCGCCCAGCTTCCCTGCCTGCAAGGGCCTGTCCAAGGGACGCCGCCCAATCCTGTGGGCCTCATCGAGCGGGATCCCCACTGTGTCTCCCGTCCAGCCATTTGCTGGTCGCCTACGTGCCCTGGACCCTGGTATCCGGTGGCTAGAGCTGCTCCTGAGCGCGGGGGACTCAGGCACCTTTTTCTGCAGGGGCCGCCACGAGGAAGAGAGCCGCACGGTGCTTCACGTGCTAGGGGACCGGGCAGATTGCAAGGCTCCAGACCACG ACGATCACCTCCGCATCCGCCTCGACCACTCCCCAGATTTG CTCTGTCTCCCCCATATAGAGCCACTAGTGAAAGTCGACTCCCAGAGGCCAGTAAAGGAGGAGGAGCCTAAGATGGCAGGGGACCTGGACCAGGAGCCG AGCCTGCTCTACGCAGACCTGGACCATTCGGCCCTCAGAAGGCCACTACGGTTGTCGCCAGTGGTTCCTGCTGATGCCTCCACCATCTATGCAGTTGTAGTTTGA
- the MPIG6B gene encoding megakaryocyte and platelet inhibitory receptor G6b isoform X4, translated as MALVLQLLLLLLLRVQGDPGASLDGRPGDRVNFSCVGVSHPIRWVWAPSFPACKGLSKGRRPILWASSSGIPTVSPVQPFAGRLRALDPGIRWLELLLSAGDSGTFFCRGRHEEESRTVLHVLGDRADCKAPDHEPLVKVDSQRPVKEEEPKMAGDLDQEPSLLYADLDHSALRRPLRLSPVVPADASTIYAVVV; from the exons ATGGCCTTGGTTCTGCAGCTGCTGCTGTTGCTCCTGTTGAGGGTCCAGGGGGACCCCGGGG CCTCACTGGACGGCCGCCCTGGAGACCGAGTGAATTTCTCCTGCGTAGGCGTCTCGCATCCCATCCGCTGGGTCTGGGCGCCCAGCTTCCCTGCCTGCAAGGGCCTGTCCAAGGGACGCCGCCCAATCCTGTGGGCCTCATCGAGCGGGATCCCCACTGTGTCTCCCGTCCAGCCATTTGCTGGTCGCCTACGTGCCCTGGACCCTGGTATCCGGTGGCTAGAGCTGCTCCTGAGCGCGGGGGACTCAGGCACCTTTTTCTGCAGGGGCCGCCACGAGGAAGAGAGCCGCACGGTGCTTCACGTGCTAGGGGACCGGGCAGATTGCAAGGCTCCAGACCACG AGCCACTAGTGAAAGTCGACTCCCAGAGGCCAGTAAAGGAGGAGGAGCCTAAGATGGCAGGGGACCTGGACCAGGAGCCG AGCCTGCTCTACGCAGACCTGGACCATTCGGCCCTCAGAAGGCCACTACGGTTGTCGCCAGTGGTTCCTGCTGATGCCTCCACCATCTATGCAGTTGTAGTTTGA